From Aliarcobacter butzleri, the proteins below share one genomic window:
- a CDS encoding ArsR/SmtB family transcription factor — translation MDIFLQTIGSINDETRVKILHFIDIHNEVCVCDIESSFSMIQSRVSRHLKILKDGGFLRVDRRGRWAYYSIRTPLDVFRQSILKEISYLNLEIPALKKGCEVC, via the coding sequence ATGGATATTTTTTTACAAACAATTGGTTCAATAAATGATGAAACAAGAGTCAAAATATTGCATTTTATAGATATACACAATGAAGTTTGTGTTTGTGATATAGAGAGCTCTTTTTCAATGATACAATCAAGAGTTTCAAGACACTTAAAAATCTTAAAAGATGGAGGTTTTTTAAGAGTTGATAGAAGAGGGCGTTGGGCATATTATAGTATAAGAACACCTTTAGATGTTTTTAGACAATCAATTTTAAAAGAAATTAGTTATTTAAACTTAGAAATTCCTGCATTAAAAAAAGGTTGTGAGGTATGTTAA
- a CDS encoding thioredoxin family protein produces the protein MKIEILGTGCSKCKALEEAVKQAVTKIGGFHEVKKVEDIVEIMNYGVMSTPALVVDGVVKSTGKVLSVDELLTLFKGI, from the coding sequence ATGAAAATAGAAATTTTAGGAACAGGTTGCTCTAAATGCAAAGCTTTAGAAGAAGCCGTAAAACAAGCAGTTACAAAAATTGGTGGATTTCACGAAGTTAAAAAAGTTGAAGATATAGTTGAAATTATGAATTATGGTGTTATGAGTACACCTGCACTTGTTGTTGATGGAGTTGTAAAATCTACTGGAAAAGTTTTGAGTGTTGATGAATTGTTAACACTATTTAAAGGAATATGA
- a CDS encoding permease, whose product MFDWLVNLTSIFVFDILRLSKGTHLGEALNFFIYDTIKIFILLITIIYMVTLLRSYFPIEKARDYLSGKHKIVGHIMAAIFGVITPFCSCSAIPLFLGFLQARIPLGVTFSYLISAPLSDAVVIAMLFSLFGWEIALLYVGLGLLIAIVAGLIIGSMNLEKEVLIEVKPINSCCNGSNSDEILFSQRAKESWEYTKDIFKKIYLYVIVGVGIGAFIHGYIPADFISKYAGGDVWYAPIVAVIMGIPMYSNAAGILPLVEVLTQKGMLLGTALSFMMAVVALSLPEAMILKRVLSLKLISIFFAIVGFAILLTGYLFNYLIG is encoded by the coding sequence ATGTTTGATTGGCTTGTAAACTTAACTTCAATTTTTGTATTTGATATTTTACGACTTTCAAAAGGAACTCATTTAGGTGAAGCTTTAAATTTTTTTATTTACGATACGATAAAAATATTTATCCTATTAATAACAATTATTTATATGGTTACACTTCTTAGAAGTTATTTTCCAATAGAAAAAGCAAGGGATTATTTAAGTGGAAAACACAAAATTGTGGGGCATATAATGGCAGCAATTTTTGGGGTAATAACGCCATTTTGTTCTTGTAGTGCAATTCCACTTTTTTTAGGATTTTTACAAGCAAGAATTCCTTTAGGAGTTACTTTTTCATATTTGATTTCTGCACCACTTAGTGATGCAGTTGTGATTGCAATGTTATTTTCTTTGTTTGGTTGGGAAATTGCTCTTTTATATGTTGGATTAGGATTATTAATCGCCATTGTTGCTGGACTTATAATTGGAAGTATGAATTTAGAAAAGGAAGTTTTAATAGAAGTAAAACCAATAAATAGTTGTTGTAATGGCTCAAATAGTGATGAAATTTTATTTTCTCAAAGAGCAAAAGAGTCTTGGGAATATACAAAAGATATATTTAAAAAGATTTATCTGTATGTGATTGTTGGAGTTGGAATTGGAGCATTTATTCATGGATATATTCCTGCTGATTTTATCAGCAAATATGCAGGCGGAGATGTTTGGTATGCGCCAATAGTTGCAGTTATTATGGGAATTCCTATGTATTCAAACGCTGCTGGAATTTTACCACTTGTTGAAGTTTTAACACAAAAAGGAATGTTACTTGGAACAGCATTGTCATTTATGATGGCAGTTGTGGCTTTAAGTCTTCCAGAAGCTATGATTTTAAAAAGAGTTTTAAGTCTGAAACTTATCTCTATATTTTTTGCAATTGTGGGATTTGCTATACTTTTAACAGGGTATTTATTTAATTATTTAATAGGATGA
- a CDS encoding arsenate reductase ArsC: protein MKKVLILCTGNSCRSIIAEALINAKLEGIYADSSGVRASGKVNPNAKKLLEEKGIWKKEYHSKTIDKVIDNVYDLVVTVCDHANETCPMFPKAVKVIHVGFEDPDGKGFEAFEKTYKEIEEKLLPKIVEVLK, encoded by the coding sequence ATGAAAAAAGTATTGATTTTATGTACAGGGAACTCTTGTAGAAGTATTATCGCTGAAGCACTTATAAATGCTAAATTAGAAGGAATTTATGCAGATAGTTCTGGTGTTCGTGCAAGTGGAAAAGTAAATCCAAATGCAAAAAAACTTCTTGAAGAAAAAGGGATTTGGAAAAAAGAGTACCATTCAAAAACTATTGATAAAGTAATAGATAATGTTTATGATTTAGTAGTAACAGTTTGTGACCATGCAAATGAAACTTGTCCAATGTTTCCAAAAGCTGTAAAAGTTATTCATGTGGGATTTGAAGATCCTGATGGAAAAGGATTTGAAGCTTTTGAAAAAACATATAAAGAGATAGAAGAAAAACTTCTTCCAAAAATTGTTGAGGTATTAAAATAG
- a CDS encoding flavin reductase family protein, protein MILDYKDVNDLNRYKIMSGSIVPRPIAWIVTEDNGVLNAAPFSYFIPISTNPALVIVAIGRKENESPKDTLANILKTKKATICFPNKDNVDQVQKCAIQLPKDESEIEKYEIEVKKELEDYPPMICSTQTALFCEYYDTYKVDGDITPVILKINYQYIEDGRINERNHTNIDSIGRAGVTFKAMVDL, encoded by the coding sequence ATGATTTTAGATTATAAAGATGTAAATGATTTAAATAGATACAAAATAATGTCTGGAAGTATAGTTCCACGACCAATAGCATGGATAGTAACAGAAGATAATGGAGTTTTAAATGCTGCACCATTTTCTTATTTTATTCCAATCTCTACAAATCCAGCTCTTGTAATTGTTGCTATTGGAAGAAAAGAGAATGAAAGTCCAAAAGATACTTTAGCAAACATATTAAAAACAAAAAAGGCAACAATTTGTTTCCCAAATAAAGACAATGTAGATCAAGTTCAAAAATGCGCTATACAATTGCCAAAGGATGAGAGTGAAATAGAAAAATATGAAATAGAAGTAAAAAAAGAATTAGAAGATTATCCTCCTATGATTTGTTCTACTCAAACTGCGCTTTTTTGTGAGTATTATGATACTTATAAAGTTGATGGAGACATAACACCAGTTATTCTAAAAATAAATTATCAATATATTGAAGATGGACGAATAAATGAAAGAAATCATACAAATATAGATAGTATCGGAAGAGCAGGAGTTACTTTTAAAGCTATGGTTGATTTATAA